A window from Hymenobacter volaticus encodes these proteins:
- a CDS encoding heme NO-binding domain-containing protein — translation MHGTVFILLKRYVQTQYDHSTWVRLVEAAGLTSGDFDHKEVYPDEHMYALVGKAAQMTGVPANELHEKFGEYLVPDLMYMYQKLIQPNWKTLDMIEHTENTMHKKVRSEHAKNSPPVLHVVRHSPDKLEITYVSQRRMGALAVGIVRGLATYFDEADRIVVEPETSENGERVLIRVQRLPAGLPRVGSM, via the coding sequence ATGCACGGGACTGTTTTTATTCTTCTTAAGCGATATGTCCAAACGCAATACGATCATAGCACTTGGGTCCGCTTAGTGGAAGCTGCCGGTCTTACCTCTGGTGATTTCGACCACAAAGAGGTCTACCCTGATGAGCACATGTATGCTCTAGTGGGAAAAGCAGCTCAAATGACAGGAGTACCGGCTAACGAGCTTCACGAGAAATTTGGCGAATACCTAGTGCCCGACCTCATGTACATGTATCAGAAGCTGATCCAGCCTAACTGGAAAACGCTGGATATGATAGAGCACACGGAGAACACCATGCATAAGAAAGTGCGTAGCGAGCATGCCAAAAACTCTCCTCCCGTTCTCCATGTGGTGCGGCATTCACCTGATAAGTTGGAAATAACTTATGTGTCGCAACGGCGAATGGGTGCGCTGGCAGTAGGTATCGTGCGCGGACTTGCTACCTATTTCGATGAGGCAGACCGCATTGTGGTAGAACCTGAAACTAGCGAAAATGGTGAGCGGGTACTTATTCGGGTGCAGCGCCTACCGGCTGGGCTACCACGAGTTGGCAGTATGTAA
- a CDS encoding arsenosugar biosynthesis-associated peroxidase-like protein, giving the protein MEKSTYYNPADLAKFGNITEWQAEMGNKFFAYYGEVFKEGALTEREKALIALAVAHAVQCPYCIDAYTTDSLQKGADEAQMMEAVHVAAAIKGGAVLVHGVQMMNKAKEVSM; this is encoded by the coding sequence ATGGAAAAGTCAACTTACTACAACCCAGCTGACCTAGCTAAATTCGGTAACATCACGGAATGGCAAGCCGAGATGGGCAACAAATTCTTTGCTTACTACGGTGAGGTGTTCAAGGAAGGAGCCCTTACGGAGCGCGAAAAAGCCCTGATTGCTTTAGCAGTAGCTCACGCTGTGCAATGCCCGTATTGCATCGACGCATACACCACCGATTCGCTACAAAAAGGAGCAGACGAAGCCCAGATGATGGAAGCCGTACACGTAGCCGCGGCCATCAAAGGTGGTGCTGTGTTGGTGCATGGCGTGCAGATGATGAACAAAGCCAAAGAGGTATCTATGTAA
- a CDS encoding rhodanese-like domain-containing protein, translating to MRKIFQRLPTALRPIWLFAPPLAFLIFSACRQTDGDNPTTYDRLLRTLYRNTVPVVRPAQLARMLAEKPDAVLLLDTRTPVEYNVSHLHNARFVDFNSFEKNTFTDLPRNQIVVVYCSVGYRSERVGEHLKALGFQDVRNLYGGIFQWVNEGHLVYNTQGVTQDVHPYSPLWSPWLKTGHQVYK from the coding sequence ATGAGAAAAATATTTCAACGTCTCCCAACGGCTTTGCGCCCTATTTGGCTGTTTGCTCCACCATTGGCGTTCCTGATTTTTTCCGCTTGCCGACAGACAGATGGCGACAATCCCACTACCTATGACCGGCTATTGCGCACACTTTACCGCAATACAGTACCCGTCGTTCGACCTGCGCAACTAGCAAGGATGCTGGCAGAGAAGCCCGACGCGGTGTTGCTGCTCGACACCCGTACGCCCGTCGAGTATAACGTAAGCCATTTGCATAACGCTCGTTTTGTGGACTTCAACTCATTCGAGAAAAATACTTTCACTGACCTTCCTCGCAACCAGATCGTGGTCGTATATTGTTCGGTGGGCTATCGGAGCGAGCGGGTGGGGGAGCACCTAAAAGCGCTAGGTTTTCAGGATGTGCGCAACTTGTATGGGGGTATTTTTCAGTGGGTAAACGAAGGCCACCTAGTATACAACACACAGGGGGTTACGCAGGATGTCCACCCTTATTCTCCATTGTGGAGTCCCTGGCTAAAAACTGGCCATCAGGTGTATAAATAA
- a CDS encoding acyltransferase family protein, with product MHHQRVAKEVLASSEMYFKNLNSVRFIAATFVLIHHIEQLKGLAGYPYRSWYVLGRTGVILFFALSGFLITSLLLAEQRETGCIRLRKFYVRRALRIWPLYYLIVGLSIFVLPHLPFMQIPGTVDPYARLSANLLLLGFCYPSSLAADKNM from the coding sequence GTGCATCACCAGCGAGTAGCGAAAGAAGTACTAGCTTCGTCAGAAATGTACTTCAAGAATCTAAACTCGGTACGGTTTATAGCCGCTACGTTTGTTCTTATTCACCATATCGAGCAGCTGAAAGGACTGGCGGGTTATCCGTATCGTTCGTGGTATGTACTCGGTAGGACAGGCGTTATTCTATTTTTTGCGCTTTCAGGGTTTCTTATCACCTCACTGCTACTAGCAGAGCAGCGTGAAACCGGGTGCATCCGCCTGCGGAAGTTTTATGTACGCCGAGCCCTCCGAATTTGGCCGCTTTACTATCTGATTGTAGGGCTGTCCATCTTCGTTCTGCCGCATCTGCCATTCATGCAGATTCCCGGCACCGTTGACCCTTACGCACGTCTATCAGCTAATCTACTATTGCTTGGTTTTTGCTATCCAAGTAGCCTGGCCGCTGATAAAAATATGTAA
- a CDS encoding TIGR04282 family arsenosugar biosynthesis glycosyltransferase: protein MTAHVDDSANAVHLLVFARYPELGRVKTRLAAGIGDEAALAVYQELLHHTFVVTADVAAHKTLWLAGPSTAPVALPETWNSYEQLYQFPGDLGQKMQAAFAHAFAVGATAALVIGTDCPGITTQLLTDAYALLETHDVVIGPAEDGGYYLLGMKELYTDLFVNKSWSTDAVLLHTLADADRLGLQVAQLPTLRDVDDVDDLKAWRANTETRNA from the coding sequence ATGACAGCACACGTTGATGACTCAGCTAACGCGGTTCACTTGCTCGTATTCGCTCGATACCCCGAACTAGGGCGGGTGAAGACTCGACTAGCAGCAGGTATCGGCGACGAAGCCGCGCTAGCTGTGTACCAGGAACTACTGCACCACACCTTCGTGGTTACTGCCGATGTGGCTGCCCACAAAACGCTGTGGCTGGCTGGGCCTTCTACTGCCCCCGTGGCATTACCCGAAACGTGGAACAGTTACGAGCAACTGTATCAGTTTCCTGGCGACTTAGGCCAGAAGATGCAAGCGGCTTTTGCGCATGCGTTTGCGGTTGGAGCCACAGCTGCCCTGGTCATTGGTACGGATTGCCCTGGTATAACAACCCAGCTTCTGACAGACGCCTACGCATTGCTGGAAACGCATGATGTAGTTATAGGGCCAGCTGAAGATGGTGGCTACTACTTGCTTGGAATGAAGGAGTTATACACCGATTTGTTTGTTAATAAAAGCTGGAGTACCGACGCAGTTTTGTTGCATACACTGGCCGACGCCGACCGGCTTGGCCTGCAAGTGGCGCAATTGCCGACCCTGCGCGACGTGGACGATGTAGACGACTTGAAAGCGTGGCGCGCCAATACGGAGACACGGAATGCATAG
- a CDS encoding glycosyltransferase 87 family protein, translating to MSTRFTTSPLQILALFLSGLMYGALAYATPRTQFWQLLALLAGAFGLYVYLLKSHLSLRVGLVAAFLLRMLWLPVLPNLSDDYHRFRWDGLLVAQGVNPFQYRPDELVSGAVKASVNPSDTTITQLSTFNHTLPATVNQQLTTLYPKLNSPHYYSVYPPVCQAAFGLASGLFPTNELGAVIILRLVVLLAEAGTAALLVALLSAFGQTRQRALWYLLNPLVVAELTGNLHFEALMICFALLALWLLVQGKRSRSAVALGLAVGTKLLPVLVLPLLIKRLGWRQFLRYSIMMGAVIAVLFLPFFSLDLLHNINRSLTLYFSKFEFNASVYYVLRSIGYRLTGYNEIAIIGPGLARATAVLALWLAWREKPASWATLPRTLLFTLTIYYLFAIVVHPWYLAPLVALSVFTTYRFALVWSGMVVLSYAAYQTSAYLENSWLLGLEYLTVLAVLAWELRRNTVST from the coding sequence TTGTCCACCCGGTTTACCACAAGCCCCCTCCAGATACTGGCCCTGTTCCTTTCGGGGTTGATGTACGGGGCGCTGGCTTATGCCACTCCCCGAACGCAGTTCTGGCAATTACTGGCGTTGCTGGCTGGTGCGTTTGGGTTGTACGTCTACTTGCTCAAGTCGCACCTATCGTTACGAGTCGGCCTGGTAGCGGCGTTCCTCCTGCGTATGTTGTGGCTGCCTGTTCTCCCCAACCTCTCCGACGATTACCACCGGTTTCGCTGGGACGGGTTACTGGTAGCCCAAGGCGTCAATCCTTTTCAATATCGCCCCGACGAGTTGGTTTCGGGCGCAGTTAAAGCTAGCGTCAATCCTTCCGATACTACTATCACCCAACTTTCCACATTCAACCATACGCTTCCGGCAACTGTTAATCAGCAATTGACTACACTGTACCCCAAGCTGAACTCGCCGCATTACTACTCGGTGTATCCGCCGGTGTGTCAGGCGGCGTTCGGGTTGGCTTCGGGCCTTTTTCCTACCAACGAGCTGGGGGCTGTAATTATATTACGGCTGGTAGTATTGCTGGCCGAAGCAGGCACTGCGGCGCTGCTGGTGGCGCTGCTGAGCGCCTTCGGTCAGACAAGGCAGCGGGCCTTATGGTACTTGCTTAATCCGCTGGTGGTAGCCGAACTAACCGGTAACCTGCACTTCGAAGCCCTCATGATTTGTTTCGCCTTGCTGGCTTTGTGGTTGCTGGTGCAAGGCAAACGCAGTCGGTCCGCAGTCGCATTGGGATTGGCAGTGGGCACCAAATTGCTACCCGTGCTTGTGCTGCCCTTGCTGATAAAACGGTTGGGCTGGCGGCAGTTTCTTCGCTATTCGATAATGATGGGCGCTGTGATAGCCGTACTATTTCTGCCATTTTTTTCGCTTGATTTACTGCATAATATCAACCGCAGTCTCACGCTTTACTTCAGCAAGTTCGAATTCAACGCCAGTGTATACTATGTGCTCCGCTCCATCGGCTATCGCCTCACGGGCTACAACGAAATTGCCATTATCGGGCCGGGTTTGGCGCGGGCTACGGCCGTGCTAGCCTTGTGGTTGGCGTGGCGGGAAAAGCCGGCCTCCTGGGCAACTTTACCTCGGACTCTGCTCTTCACGCTCACCATCTACTACCTGTTCGCCATTGTAGTGCATCCTTGGTATCTGGCCCCACTGGTGGCGCTGAGTGTGTTCACCACCTACCGATTCGCGCTGGTTTGGTCGGGCATGGTAGTCCTGTCTTACGCAGCGTATCAAACCAGCGCCTACCTTGAAAACTCGTGGCTGCTGGGCCTAGAATATCTCACGGTGCTGGCGGTATTGGCTTGGGAGCTACGACGAAATACCGTTAGCACCTGA
- a CDS encoding cellulose synthase family protein: MLFLEVTLLVLYGLCLAFILGFSITQFQLTQLARRAYARGLPTEPPAPATWPRVTVQLPIYNEVFVVERLLDACAALDYPADKLHLQVLDDSTDETVGLVAARVAHYRARGLRIDQVRRSDRQGFKAGALRHGLELTNGEFIAIFDADFVPKPDFLRRTLPYFDAPDVGVVQTRWGHLNEYYSLLTQLQAFGLNAHFYLEQVGRTSGGHFINFNGTGGIWRRSCIEDAGGWHTDTLTEDLDLSYRAQLRGWRFRYLPQVVAPAELPAAMDALKSQQFRWTKGAAETARKHLLTVLRSNQTTATKLHAAFHLLNSTVFVAILLMALVSVPLVYVRVDLPQLKPLLQLSSVFLLAFVPLIHYYYTSWRLDKPLASGWRFAPKFLLFMSMSMGLTLHNARAVLLGWLGKQSAFIRTPKLGLINQQGTWRGRRYRTGSLLDGLTLLEGLLTLYFAFGIGAGLYLHDWGLIPFHLMLTIGYGLTFYYSMRHRK; encoded by the coding sequence ATGCTTTTTCTTGAAGTCACGCTGCTAGTGCTGTATGGGCTGTGCCTGGCTTTCATCCTAGGCTTCAGCATTACGCAGTTTCAGCTGACACAACTGGCCCGCAGGGCCTATGCACGCGGGCTGCCAACCGAGCCGCCTGCTCCTGCCACTTGGCCCCGCGTGACCGTGCAGCTACCTATCTACAACGAAGTATTTGTGGTGGAGCGCCTGCTCGACGCCTGCGCCGCCCTCGATTACCCAGCCGATAAGCTCCACCTGCAAGTCCTCGACGACTCCACCGATGAAACGGTAGGGCTAGTGGCGGCCCGCGTGGCACATTACCGAGCCCGCGGCCTGCGCATCGACCAGGTGCGCCGCTCCGACCGGCAGGGATTTAAGGCGGGTGCCTTACGCCACGGCTTGGAGCTTACCAACGGCGAGTTCATTGCTATTTTCGACGCCGATTTCGTACCCAAGCCCGACTTTTTGCGCCGAACCCTACCCTACTTCGACGCACCCGATGTAGGCGTAGTGCAAACCCGCTGGGGCCACCTAAACGAGTACTACTCACTCTTGACGCAGCTCCAAGCCTTTGGCTTGAATGCGCACTTCTACCTCGAGCAAGTGGGCCGCACCAGCGGTGGGCACTTCATCAACTTCAACGGCACCGGCGGTATTTGGCGTCGCTCCTGCATCGAAGACGCCGGCGGCTGGCACACCGATACGCTTACCGAGGACCTGGATTTAAGCTACCGTGCTCAGCTTCGGGGCTGGCGCTTCCGGTACCTACCCCAGGTAGTAGCTCCGGCCGAACTGCCCGCGGCCATGGATGCCCTCAAGTCGCAGCAGTTCCGTTGGACCAAGGGCGCCGCCGAAACAGCTCGTAAGCACTTGCTAACGGTGCTGCGCTCCAACCAAACCACTGCCACCAAGCTGCACGCTGCGTTTCATTTGCTCAACAGCACCGTGTTCGTAGCCATTCTGCTTATGGCGTTGGTAAGCGTGCCGCTGGTGTACGTGCGCGTTGATTTGCCGCAGCTCAAGCCGCTGTTGCAACTGTCGTCGGTGTTCCTGCTGGCCTTCGTTCCCCTTATTCACTACTACTACACGAGTTGGCGCCTCGACAAACCGCTGGCTTCGGGGTGGCGGTTTGCGCCTAAGTTTCTGCTGTTCATGTCGATGTCGATGGGGTTGACCCTGCATAACGCGCGGGCGGTGCTGCTCGGCTGGCTCGGCAAGCAGTCGGCTTTTATCCGGACGCCCAAGCTCGGACTAATAAATCAGCAGGGCACGTGGCGGGGGCGGCGTTACCGCACCGGCTCTTTGCTTGACGGTCTTACCTTGCTGGAAGGACTGCTGACGTTATACTTTGCTTTCGGTATTGGGGCCGGGCTTTACTTACATGACTGGGGCCTGATTCCTTTCCACCTGATGCTTACTATTGGCTACGGCTTAACTTTCTACTATTCTATGCGGCACCGTAAGTAG
- a CDS encoding glycosyltransferase family 2 protein, which translates to MPLIDVIIPAYNEEQSIGKVLAEIPAGLVREVIVVDNNSSDQTGTVARAAGATVLREPRPGYGYACLAGMARCYARPAAEQPDIIVFLDGDHSDYPEEMPLLLAPILRGEADMVIGSRALGEREAGSMMPQQIFGNWLATNLLRKLYGASFTDLGPFRAIRASALTRIGMQDTTYGWTVEMQLKAAKLKIPSTEVAVRYRRRIGTSKVSGTVRGTLGAGYKILWTIFRYL; encoded by the coding sequence ATGCCGTTAATAGATGTTATTATCCCGGCCTACAACGAAGAGCAGTCCATTGGGAAGGTGCTGGCTGAAATTCCAGCTGGGTTGGTACGGGAAGTCATCGTGGTTGATAACAACTCCTCCGACCAAACCGGGACAGTAGCGCGTGCTGCGGGTGCCACTGTGCTCCGAGAGCCCCGACCCGGCTACGGCTACGCGTGCCTGGCCGGCATGGCCCGCTGCTACGCCCGCCCCGCCGCCGAACAGCCCGACATCATTGTTTTTCTAGACGGTGACCATTCCGATTATCCCGAGGAAATGCCGCTGCTACTTGCCCCTATTCTGCGCGGCGAAGCAGATATGGTAATTGGCTCGCGGGCCTTGGGGGAGCGAGAAGCCGGCTCCATGATGCCGCAGCAGATATTCGGCAATTGGCTGGCCACCAACTTACTGCGCAAGCTTTACGGTGCTAGCTTCACCGACCTTGGCCCCTTCCGAGCTATCAGGGCATCGGCCCTTACGCGGATCGGCATGCAGGATACCACCTACGGCTGGACCGTGGAAATGCAGCTAAAAGCCGCCAAGCTCAAGATTCCGAGCACTGAAGTAGCTGTGCGCTACCGTCGCCGCATTGGCACCAGTAAAGTGTCGGGGACGGTGCGGGGCACGCTGGGGGCCGGCTACAAAATCCTGTGGACTATTTTTCGCTATTTATAA
- a CDS encoding peroxiredoxin translates to MLHLGDTAPDFTLKTTTGEAFRLADQRGKRAVVLYFYPKDDTPGCTAEACSFRDQYQDFQDLGAEVVGVSSDSEASHQKFTQKHRLPFPLLADTGGQVRKLYEVPRALLGILPGRVTFVIDKEGVVRYIFNSMNRATDHVAHARQVLIDLQASAT, encoded by the coding sequence ATGCTTCACTTAGGTGACACTGCTCCCGACTTCACCTTGAAAACCACTACTGGTGAGGCGTTTCGCTTAGCCGATCAACGAGGAAAACGGGCCGTAGTCTTGTATTTCTACCCCAAAGACGACACCCCCGGCTGCACTGCCGAAGCCTGCTCGTTTCGAGACCAGTACCAAGATTTTCAGGATTTGGGAGCTGAAGTTGTGGGCGTTAGTTCCGATTCGGAGGCGTCACATCAGAAGTTCACCCAAAAGCATCGGCTGCCCTTCCCACTGCTCGCCGATACGGGCGGCCAGGTCCGCAAGCTCTACGAAGTGCCTCGCGCGCTGCTCGGCATTCTACCCGGCCGCGTCACCTTCGTTATCGATAAGGAAGGAGTTGTTCGCTACATCTTCAATTCCATGAACCGGGCCACCGACCACGTAGCCCACGCCCGTCAGGTGCTGATAGACTTGCAAGCTTCCGCTACTTAA